In Solanum stenotomum isolate F172 chromosome 6, ASM1918654v1, whole genome shotgun sequence, one DNA window encodes the following:
- the LOC125868237 gene encoding biotin carboxyl carrier protein of acetyl-CoA carboxylase, chloroplastic-like: MTTSFGTTATATATPAASASPAGFPVKNAPKSLTLLPFCHHRHYNHLRSKLSITPKLRLSCKGLQSSWNHSAVTRAQSNEVALGGSSNNSATPITQSEEVKSPSETSSATSVSEEAIANFISQVSSLVKLVDSRDIVELQLKQLDCEILIRKKEALPQPPAPAPAPAQAPFIQSYHVPSIQSNAPPPPAPAPAPAPIQAPAPSPAAAKSADLSLPPLKSPMAGTFYRSPAPSEPAFVKVGDKVQKGQVLCIIEAMKLMNEIEADRSGTIVEVVAEDGKPVSVDTPLFVIKP, translated from the exons ATGACGACGTCGTTCGGAACAACGGCGACGGCGACGGCGACACCGGCGGCATCTGCTTCACCGGCAGGATTTCCGGTCAAAAATGCCCCGAAATCCTTGACTTTATTACCTTTCTGCCATCATCGCCATTACAATCATTTACGTTCCAAATTATCTATCACGCCCAAACTCCGACTCTCCTGTAAG ggTCTACAATCTAGTTGGAATCATTCAGCTGTAACAAGAGCCCAATCGAACGAG GTTGCTCTTGGTGGATCTTCAAATAATTCAGCTACTCCTATCACCCAGTCAGAAGAGGTGAAATCACCAAGTGAGACTTCATCTGCAACTTCGGTATCAGAGGAAGCAATAGCTAACTTTATTAGCCAAGTTTCAAGCCTTGTCAA GCTAGTTGATTCTAGGGATATTGTGGAGCTGCAGTTAAAACAACTTGATTGTGAAATTCTAATCCGTAAGAAGGAGGCACTACCACAACCACCTGCTCCTGCTCCTGCTCCTGCACAAGCTCCATTTATACAATCATATCATGTACCATCTATACAATCTAATGCACCTCCTCCACCTGCACCTGCACCTGCACCTGCTCCAATTCAAGCCCCTGCACCTTCTCCAGCTGCAGCAAAGTCAGCTGATTTATCTCTTCCACCGCTCAAATCCCCAATGGCAGGGACATTCTATAGAAGTCCAGCACCCAGTGAACCAGCATTTGTGAAG GTCGGAGACAAAGTGCAGAAGGGTCAAGTTCTTTGCATTATTGAAGCGATGAAGTTGATGAACGAAATAGAG GCTGATCGGTCAGGAACCATCGTTGAGGTTGTTGCTGAAGATGGAAAACCTGTCAGTGTTGATACT CCTCTGTTTGTCATCAAACCATAG